In Sphingomonas crocodyli, a genomic segment contains:
- a CDS encoding RNA polymerase sigma factor, whose product MGSIHVSSRSMIRQAGMGKTPLNGLEAVYHAERPKILRLLCARTGSDAEAEDILQELWIRVRQPSQGPIANSLPYLYRMAQNLVVDRQREVQRRAKRERQWLDQHSTGAAKGGEPADSSPNPEDAILDREEGARLVAALETLPPGAHQVLTLHKVDGLSHAQIADRLGISKSGVEKHMAVAMKYLRRSMLGGY is encoded by the coding sequence ATGGGTTCGATTCACGTCAGTTCACGCTCGATGATCCGCCAGGCTGGCATGGGCAAAACCCCGTTGAACGGACTGGAGGCTGTTTACCACGCTGAACGACCGAAGATTTTGCGGCTTCTCTGCGCTCGAACCGGAAGCGACGCAGAGGCTGAAGACATTCTGCAGGAGCTTTGGATTAGGGTACGCCAGCCTTCTCAGGGGCCCATCGCCAATAGTCTTCCCTATCTTTACCGAATGGCGCAGAATCTCGTTGTCGACAGGCAGCGTGAAGTTCAGCGTCGCGCCAAGCGCGAGCGTCAATGGCTCGACCAGCACTCGACCGGTGCGGCAAAGGGAGGGGAACCGGCTGACAGCTCGCCCAATCCCGAAGACGCGATCCTTGATCGCGAGGAAGGCGCACGACTGGTTGCAGCATTGGAAACTTTGCCTCCAGGGGCACACCAAGTGCTCACCTTGCATAAGGTCGATGGGCTGAGCCACGCTCAAATTGCAGATCGGCTTGGTATCTCCAAAAGCGGCGTCGAGAAGCATATGGCCGTAGCAATGAAATATCTGCGTAGATCAATGCTGGGAGGGTATTGA